From the Anoplopoma fimbria isolate UVic2021 breed Golden Eagle Sablefish chromosome 14, Afim_UVic_2022, whole genome shotgun sequence genome, one window contains:
- the LOC129102470 gene encoding LOW QUALITY PROTEIN: uncharacterized protein LOC129102470 (The sequence of the model RefSeq protein was modified relative to this genomic sequence to represent the inferred CDS: deleted 2 bases in 1 codon) → MAMLNASIKYKKTISKSILIREGPPTVYQLRPEKENIGTLTRMTLGEKNPEKINKTILLVGETGTGKSTLINALVNHFMRVEWKDNVWFQIVEDEKKKQSESQTSDVTVYEIFLFEDETLPFSLTIIDTPGYGDTGGTEKDFMVSQRLLDLFRSDDGVHEINAVCLVLKAAENRVSDRLRYILDSVMSLFGKNMEKNIVALITHSDGGPPENALQALDAAKIKCARNEDNEPFHFLFNNRQSNERTPKYKVSLKGAWDLSMDQMDEFADFLKKASPQNLMTTVEVLKAQTRITACIQNLKERIELTELKQREIHQTQEALKKHEEKMKNNEEFTVEVDEPYKDKEEVSEWRWWALGMNYGGSVTCNVCEENCHYPCTLAWYPKHCEVMEGGRCTSCTKKCPVSDHVKEKKIYVNKTRRVPKTEEGMKEKYEKSKAEGDKSTSLLENLKKEMEDLQRGKDELLEESFQHVLKLEQIALNVNSLSTHVHLDFLLEKMKERGDTKKVQKLEEMKHRMEEDKGIKAALQYMRGRLAAGKAAVGWK, encoded by the exons ATGGCAATGCT GAACGCCTCAATCAAATATAAGAAAACCATCTCAAAAAGTATTCTGATCCGTGAAGGACCTCCTACTGTCTACCAGCTGAGACCAGAGAAAGAGAATATTGGAACTCTGACAAGAATGACTCTTGGTGAAAAGAATCCAGAGAAGATAAACAAAACCATCTTGCTTGTTGGTGAAACAGGAACTGGAAAATCTACTCTGATCAACGCTCTGGTCAACCACTTCATGAGAGTGGAGTGGAAGGACAATGTCTGGTTTCAGATCGTAGAGGacgagaagaaaaaacaatcagagaGTCAGACATCAGATGTGACCGTGTACGAGATCTTTTTG TTTGAAGATGAAACTCTGCCCTTCTCTCTGACCATCATCGATACTCCTGGATATGGAGACACAGGAGGGACTGAAAAAGATTTCATGGTCAGTCAAAGATTGTTGGACTTGTTCCGCTCAGATGATGGAGTTCATGAGATCAACGCAGTCTGTCTGGTGCTGAAAGCAGCCGAGAATCGAGTGAGTGACCGACTGAGGTACATCTTAGATTCAGTGATGTCTCTGTTTGGAAAGAACATGGAGAAGAACATTGTCGCCCTCATCACACACTCAGACGGTGGGCCACCTGAAAATGCTCTACAAGCCCTCGATGCTGCAAAGATCAAATGTGCCAGAAATGAAGACAACGagccttttcattttctgttcaaTAACCGCCAGAGCAATGAGAGAACACCCAAATATAAGGTTTCTTTAAAAGGTGCATGGGACTTATCAATGGACCAAATGGATGAATTTGCTGATTTCCTGAAAAAAGCTTCACCTCAGAACCTGATGACAACAGTGGAAGTGTTGAAGGCACAAACTAGAATCACTGCCTGCATCCAAAACCTGAAAGAGAGAATCGAGTTGACTGaactgaaacagagagaaatccATCAGACTCAGGAAGCTCTGAAGAAACAtgaagaaaagatgaagaaCAATGAGGAGTTCACTGTAGAGGTTGATGAGCCCTACAAAGATAAAGAAGAGGTCAGTGAGTGGAGATGGTGGGCGTTAGGGATGAATTATGGAGGATCTGTCACCTGTAATGTCTGCGAGGAGAACTGTCACTATCCATGTACACTGGCCTGGTATCCAAAACACTGTGAGGTCATGGAAGGAGGACGCTGCACTTCATGTACCAAGAAGTGTCCTGTATCAGATCAcgtgaaagaaaagaagatcTATGTTAACAAGACGAGGAGAGTTCCAAAGACCGaagaaggaatgaaagagaagTATGAGAAGAGTAAAGCAGAAGGTGACAAGTCAACAAGCCTTCTGGagaatctaaaaaaagaaatggaagatcttcagagaggaaaagatgaGCTGTTGGAGGAGTCCTTTCAGCATGTCCTCAAACTGGAGCAGATCGCCCTGAATGTTAACTCACTGTCCACTCATGTCCACCTGGACTTCCTGctggagaagatgaaggagagaggagacacaaagaAGGTCCAGAAACTGGAGGAGATGAAACATCGAATGGAAGAAGATAAAGGAATCAAAGCAGCGCTGCAATACATGCGTGGTAGACTAGCAGCTGGTAAAGCAGCTGTAGGATGGAAGTAG